From the genome of Cognaticolwellia beringensis, one region includes:
- the cspD gene encoding cold shock domain-containing protein CspD, with protein MAHGTVKWFNNAKGFGFIRPEDGGEDIFAHYSTIQMEGYRTLKAGQDVNYELNAGPKGDHAASITPSELEEESDN; from the coding sequence ATGGCTCACGGTACAGTTAAATGGTTTAATAATGCAAAAGGGTTTGGTTTTATTCGTCCAGAGGATGGTGGTGAAGATATTTTTGCTCATTATTCAACAATTCAAATGGAAGGATACCGTACGTTAAAAGCAGGTCAGGATGTAAACTACGAATTAAACGCCGGTCCAAAGGGTGATCACGCAGCAAGTATTACACCATCAGAACTTGAAGAAGAATCAGACAATTAA
- the clpS gene encoding ATP-dependent Clp protease adapter ClpS yields the protein MSKWKELIDDQTVLDDEVIEKFEKPPMYNVVLLNDDYTPMDFVIDVLCKFFNMNAEQATDIMLAIHYKGKGRCGTFTAEVAETKVDQVLSYATSNEHPLKCTMEKA from the coding sequence ATGAGTAAATGGAAAGAGTTAATAGATGACCAAACAGTTCTTGATGATGAGGTTATTGAAAAATTTGAGAAACCCCCAATGTATAATGTAGTGCTATTAAATGATGACTATACTCCAATGGATTTTGTCATCGACGTATTGTGTAAATTTTTTAATATGAACGCAGAACAAGCAACAGATATTATGTTGGCGATTCATTATAAAGGGAAAGGGCGTTGTGGTACCTTTACTGCTGAAGTAGCAGAAACTAAAGTCGATCAGGTATTGAGTTACGCGACAAGCAATGAACATCCGCTGAAATGTACTATGGAAAAAGCGTAA